Within Peromyscus leucopus breed LL Stock chromosome 7, UCI_PerLeu_2.1, whole genome shotgun sequence, the genomic segment AGACTTATCCATAGTTTCTTTGGAACCTGACCTTAAGGTGATGAAATTCATTCAGCATTACAATGAGCAAAGATGTGCAAAAGTTGCCTTCAGGATGGCAGGCCTTGAGTATAAAAATGTTCCCtgaccttttaaatatttatttattatttgtggttTTATATGTCTGcttgtatatgttttttttttttgttgttgttgttttcatttgtctgtctgtttggttgttgttgttgtttggtcaAATGCCACTCAGACATGTTCATGTTCAGATCATGCAACAACTTGCCAGAGTCTACTTTCTCCTTTCATCATAtgtgtcccagggattgaacacaAGTCTTAAGCCTCAGTAGTGGCATCTTTGCCCAGTGATTCATGGTACTTGTTCGATTTTCTGAGACAgcataaagagagaaaaagaagggaagagagaaagaaagaaaaaaagaaagaaaggaaaagaagaaagaaagagaacacagtCTGACCTCAACAGGTGACAGTGTTTCTTAGCATATACAATGAGAGGCAGCCTCTCTCCTATGGGAATTACAGGAGCCTCCAAGGGGAAAAAGCTGGCTCAGACATCCTACAGGGGTAGAGGAGGTTCACGGGAAAGGGAAAGTTGAAGCAGTCGTGGAGACTATTTGAGGATCTATGGGCTCTCTTTGCTGGCATTATTTGCTTCAGGAAAGACCGAATATCTTTGGAGACAGGTTGTCTCTGCAAACCTCCCCCTCTGGTTGTGGCTGACTGATAAGGTTGGGCAAGGTCAGCTGTAATATCAGAGGTATCCTGTTTTACAACTGAGGCATTCTATTAATGCCTGGTTCCTGACATTTGATGTTCcaagttatattttttttcaagctgATGGTTTTAGATAACTAGACACATATTAATAGCCTTGGTGGACATTGAGGATGAACCTTTACCTCATGGCTGCAGACCCCATCTCCTGTTTTTCTAGTAACATCAGAAAGAGACACTCCTCTCTAGTATTTAAATTGCAATATGAAAAGTTGGAGGTATCTGAGCTTTGTTGAGGCCCATTAAGGGAAATCTATTCTTCTGGCCCTGGGTAGAGTCTTGATATTCTAAACTATCCGAGGAATAACATACTACTCCTTCATTTTAAGAGTTAATTCAACTGAGTTTgtcaaatacctgacaagaaatTCAGACACCCGTGccccccctgcccctgccccccgcCAAGAAATGTGATTCACCTGAGGACATGCAAAGGAGGACTAATTAGTTCCTTAATGGGAAAATATATTTGTCATTACTAGAAGtccttctctctgtgtagacATTTGCTGGAGCTTCTGTCAGATAGCACTGTGGAGCCTCTAactttctcttttgcttctcaTCATCTGTTTCAGATACTTTTTAAAAGCCTATGCACTTTTCCTGAGCACTGTGGCCTCATTCTCTGAAGCCCTCCACCTGCTCCTGCCACATTGCTGTGTGTCTACCTCCAAAGtcatgatttttccttttcttttctttttcttctttatctcaTTCATCCTGGCTGTTGCCAAGAGCGACAGTTCATATTCCCTATTGATTTTTCTCAGGCTTTAAAGGGGGACTTCCTTATGCATctgtttttaagtttattaagAAAGGATACTAAGACTCTACATAAGAGAACCCTGTATTTCCCAGGGTACAGTGGTGCAGAGGCAACAAGCATCCAATAGAAACTTGAATTTGGATTTGGATTTTGATAGGGTCTCATTTGGATTTGATTTTGATAGGGTCTCATAGATACCAAACCATCCCCAAATTGCCTATgtaaccaagaatgaccttgaatttctgaccttcCTCCCTATACCTAAAAaaatactggagttacagacatttacTACTATATATCCATGTTATGCACTGTTGTGAATCAAGCCTATGTTTCATGCCCACTAAGTAAATACTCTGATAATCaggtataatttttattatttcctgagattaaaaaaattcaaaatatttttgagataatacATAGCAGCCATGAGTACTCACTCCAACTCTGACACACAACTACAGTGTAAATAGTTAATACTCAATGTTGTGCTATGTTGCTGGGCCATAATAATCTATAATTGAAGTTTATTAAATGCATTATTACATTAAAACATTTACAACATTTAATGAGTTTATCATATAGATACATACTGTATGTCAAGGGGCATCTAAACAGAGAACCTAGGACAAGCTAAAGCTCTCTGATCCTTTCTTCAgcttcaccagtgctgggattatatggcTCTTCCACCATTCATGACTATCTAATAATCATCTGTGAACAGAAGTTCTGATAAGAATGGATAACAAATTCCTTATCATTACAATGCAACAAACATCTTCAAGTTCTTCCCAAAGTCACCTCAATTCAATCTGATTAAATTATATATGAAGAGTATGAagatcttttacatttttatttttttatttagtgtttaaAAATGTCATACAGTCACATACTGTATCTTGACCATATCTACCCTTCGTTCCCTCTTCCAAATTCTCTCAGGATCTCTGATCATATCTATCTCCTGACTTCATATAGGTATATGGACTAACATCTGTGGTCACTCGGAGTTTGTAGAATGTGTGTCCAGGTGTTTTTGGATTTgatttcagagtctccactgaaaaGTCAGTGATTATTCTAATGGGTCTATATTACTTGATGTTTTGTTCTTGTAGCgatgaatattctttctttgttctgtatgcttagtattttgattattgtgtgtTGTAGGCACTTTACTTTTCTGgtcctatttggtgttctatatgcttttTGATAGGCacctctttctttaggttagggaaattttcttctattattgtgttgaaaatattttctgtgccattgccctgtgtttcttctctcctttctctatttccaTTATCCccagatttggtcttttcatagtgtccaaaATTCCCTGTATATTTTATGCctgaaatttttagatttaacattttctttgactgagttATTAATTTTTTACCTTGTTTTCAATGCCTgggattctttcttccatgtcttgttCTCTGTTGGTTTGTCTTCCTTCTGAGGTTTAGAGCCCTTCAAAAGTTTTTTTGCTATTGAGTCTCTAGATGAAGCAGACCATATAACAGCTAGTTTCcatcagaagaagaaaacaggtttctattagttttaattatcaaATTGAAACaactagaatcacctggaagtcTCAGTAAGAGGTTAACTAGAACCTAAATCTCGATTCTAGATCATATTGtgtttttatgaatttttctGATATCCTTTCGGCTATTTTACCCTCCTCTCTTCATCTTCTGCATTACCTTGCATTTGCTCCCTAAAGAGATGTtccacatttcccttttccctAATCAGATCACTTGTTCCCTGTTATTCCCTTCTCTATTACTACCCAACACTATTACACTGGTAATAGTCCCAGTTATTTTACTAGTTTCTGCAGTTTCTCCAGTATATGAACTCACATCTGAGTATCTGGAGCTATGACCTCAGATGAAAGAGAATAAGCAGAGATTgagattgtctttctgggtctgggttacttcattcaACATGATCTTTGCTTGTTCTATCCATTTTCTGCAaagtttatgattttattttctttacagatgaatagtattccatagtgtacaTGCACCAAACTTTCACTATCCATTAATCAATTGAAAGATATTTAGATTAATTCtctttcctagctattgtgaatgaagtagcaatgagcaTAGCTTACCAAGTATATGTGGACTAAGATGTTAGgtcctttgggaatatgcctAGAAATGGTAGAACTAGGGCATATGGTAGATTagtttttagctttttaagaatTTTCCACACTGATTGCAACATATGTGGAACCAGTTTTCAATCTGACCAATGGTAGATGATAGTCCTCACTCACACTCTCTCCAGCatttattgttggttgttttgtttatctttacCAATCTGACTAGAGTCAGGTCAAACTTCAATATTTGTATTTCCATAATTAcatatttttgagatagtcttagccattttctcttctgttgagAACACGTGTTCAGGATTTTTACAGTtgctgtcctattgctgtgaagaaacgccgtgatcacagcaactcttacaaaggaaagcatttaattgggtattatttatagtttcagaggtttagtccatcgtcatcatggtgggaagcaaggcaacatgcaggcagacatgatgctagagaagtagcttcagagttccacatccagatccattggcagcaggaagagaaagtgacactGTGCTTgctttgagcatttgaaaccttaaagtgcacctccaatgacacacttccttcattaAGGCCACGTCTCCTAATCTTTGTCAAGTAGCatcactccctaatgaccaagcattcaaatatatgagcctatggtgtcattgttttttttttttaaattatttttagttaaattttcacaaaatatattttgatcatatcctttcccctctcccaactcctcccatgttctTTCCACTTCTGTAAcgatccaacttcatgttctctcataCTTTtgctctcaaaaaacaaacaaacaaacaaaaaacaaattttaaaataaaaccaataagacaaaacaaaaagtacacaAAAAACATGAAATCCACTCTGTGTTGACCAGCTGGCTAACTTGTCCTGGGCATAGAACTGTTctgagtgtggttgatatacccaacagcactccattggagaaaacggccattgttattcaaaccaccacaaggttCCAGGACCATTTTTCAAAtgggtcatttgttttttaactctttatattttagtttattataaattctggatattaattATCAGATATATACCTGGCAAAAAATTCCCATTTTGTAGCTTTCTCTTCACCTCATTGATATATTTTTAGCTGTTCAgagatttttagttttatgaagtcccaCTTGTAAATTGTTGGCCGTAATCATGGGCAAATggagttctattcagaaagtcatttcctgtATCTATATCATCTTGACTATTGGCTATTTTTTCCTTCTAGCAGTTTTGTGTTTCAGGTTTGAGACTTTGATcaatataaagttattttttggggggaggcaaTGTGATAAATATaggtctattttcattcttctgcatgtggacttTCAGTTTTCCTattaccatttgttgaaggtgctttatTTTCTCCAGCTTAAGATTTTGGCATCTTTGCCAGCCATTCTGGCACAAGATACATGTAttcatatttgtttctttgattttgtatCATTGTTATACATGTCTTTTTTGTGCCAATATTATactttattactatggctctgtaatatatcCTGGGATATGGAATAGCTACAAAACAGAGAACCAAATAGATTATGTATAGAGTGAGGAACTAGTTATAAGGGATAgatttccctaggaaggggaaatagaatagatagttatggttaAATGGGGTTGAGgcctggaatgggaggatcaaatcaggagggggaagaaagaaagtaatGAAGAAGGTAATGTGACAAGGGAAATCTAAAATTCAGGGCAATTTGAGGGATAGTTTGGTAACTACCTAATGCAGTAGGAGCTTCCtaaaatgtacacatatgtaagggcaatataaatgaaatcaccaaataatggaggagaaaGAGCCCCAACTGTCCATCTCATctccaaatgaagtttccagtactggaaatgggttatatctaattaAGTTGTGGACCAAATGGACCCTGTGGGATACCCCAAACTATCCAGGCTTTTGTCAAGGCTAAAGGTTGTTCTCAACAAAGTGAAAGCAagaccctatttctgaagacaacacctgCATAACTCATTAAATAGGGATAAGTAGAGCTGCTACCTTCCTAGAGCCTTTACTCCTATGGGATAATGTTCTTAGTACTGAAAACTACTCTGCAGGTCactaaaggagaaaggtaaacaccaacccaattCTAAACTCTTTGACCTACAATGGTGTCCTGTTCACAAGGTATGCTAGTGAAATGGCGACACAAAGCTTTTCAGAGTAAGcaatcaatgtctgatttgatataaaacctactccatgagatggaatctatATCTGATGCTGCTTAGGTGACcggaatctgagactagatagtttAGTGCCCTAGAGGAAAattaaatactactgttctactaaactACTACATTCCTTTAGTAATCAAACGACTCTTAGtggcattctgctatactcatagatcagtacctgGCTAAGCCATCATTAGAAAATCTTCCTCCAGCAGagcatatgaaaaaataaagaaccaCATCTAACACGAAGAGATTGAGAGACCTAGGAACATTCTCTTTtaataggatgtctccatcaaatccctcaccTTGGGACTTAGTGAATTCTTTAGAAGAAGAGGCTGAAAGAGTTAGAAATCCAGAATAATGGGGAACACCAATGAAACATGACCTTCTAAACCCAGTAGAACTGATGCACATAGGACTTTTCAGAGACAGTGGCAATTTGCACTGGGCCAGTACAAATCTGTACACCCAGGGTCCTAGAGCTGGAAGGAGAAGTGAATACATGTCCCCACtctaatccagaagctatctccagttgacaacttacaaatggaaaaaaaaagtttccccaAGGGAgtttcactggggaaacaaactactcttaacaGTAGGCCACATGCCGAGGAGTAGATggctaagaaaaaaacaaaaccatctttGACATGcctttcatgtcaacttgacacgagctagagttatctgaagggAGGGACCTCaactgggaaaatgcctccataagattctGCTGGGTCCTTCTCCATTGTGGGTGTTATCATACCTGGACTGGCAgtactgggttctataagaaagcagggtgagaaatccatggggagcaagcctgtaagcagcatccctggtttctgcatcagctcttgcctccaagttcctgcctctttgagttcctgtcctggcttctttcAGTGGTGGACTATGATGTGGTagagtaagtcaaataaaccctttcctcttccaaattgctttggtcatggtgtttcatcatagcaatagaaaccctaactagcatatgtttggaggttctttgtctcataatgttatgtcaagacttttttttcctgcttctccactcccttccccaggccttttgtgtatttattatgacttccagttgtgtttttgtgggatttctGTATTTGTAAATGTATGTCTCTGCATCTATGAGTTTCTTCTGCTTGTTCTTTGACCCTTTAATTTCTGATTGTTTTGTCatatataattgtttttgtttatttattgctgGTTTTGttatataaatgttattttacattatgataccTTAGTTGgctgtttgttttataaagaaagacagaaaggggtggATCTGTATGGGTAGGcaggtggggagaaactgggaggattTGGAGTAGAGGATACCCTAACTAGAATATAGTGCATGAAAAAACCTTAtttcaataaattttttaaatcagCTACCTGTTTTGCAATGAGACCAATATTGAAAATTCAGTCTGTGCTTATAAAAGATAATAGAAGATGTCCATCTCTGAAATAACATCAACAAAGAGCATGGGGAGTCACAAAATTCTATATCAAGAAGTAGAATTGAGAAATCTATATAGcttgtattgttgttgtttggctctTAATTATCCTGCAAAGCTTAAGTGGTTAAGGTTTGGGCCCCAATTTAATAGTCAGAAGCAGGGCATTGTGGAGGTCACCAGAATGTGAACATTCTGACCTCATCAATTGGTTCATTCACTGAAATGTGaataattaaagagaaatttCCAGTTTGTAGAAACTGTAGAATGTGTAACATGATTGTGGAAAGTGGGCTAATCATCTCCAggttcctttctctgttttctgttcatGAAGTAAACAGTGTTGTTCCTATAAACCTTCCACTATGATGTGGGGCTGCACCATAGCCTAAAAGCAATTCTGTCTTTTAGCCAAGAGCTGAAACTTCTAAAAGAATTTTATatactctttcttccttcctttattttgtgattttgtcCCAACAAAGAAGCctaacacttttatttttattttttataaaacattcagTGTCTATCTTTTATTCTGATTTCACCTTGCAGAACTCTATTTTATTTAAGACATACCTGGTGGATGTtcataataatataaacaaaattgtACATTCCTTCTTTTGGGTTTCTTAGAGAATTCTTTAGGATCTGGACACAGACCAAAGTTTGATCCAAAAGGATTTTTTAATGGTTAGCATTGTAGAGATCTAGAGATGGTGTGGATACAAAGTTTCTAAAGGAAGCTAGGTACTTCAGAGGCCACACAAGGAAAAAATTACTATATGAAGAAAAAGCCTAAATGAACTGGACTGTGCCATGGGAGAAGGTGAATCTTTTATGAAGGCTCCAAAGTCTGTTCCCACAGGGGAAACATAGAAGGATAAATTACTTCCCTCACTCCCATGAAGGAAACTATAGAAACACACAATCAAAACAGTAATTTATTTAATGAGAAGTGAGATAAGTAACTCTCCAAGTAATAACTCTGTAACTTCTACCCTAGATAATAGCCCTTGCCAGGTATCAGTTTCACCCAGAGCCTCTTTTGAATCTGATCTGCTGGGCATATAATGTTATACATTGAGGGAAAGGAATCATAGTAGAATTCCAGTTTTCAGAATTTCCATGGTGGTATCGAAGCTTTGAAAGGAAGATGATGGAGCAGAGGTAAGAAAGTCACCAAAGATTCCAAGTATGCAGTTTCCTGTGGATAGTCAGAATACTGAGGTAGATAATGTACACTGAAGCCAAATAAACAACAGAGCAAGACTATCCCAGCCTCACGATGCCCTACAGCCCTGATTCCATCTTTAGATCTCATCTCCTTTCAGTTTCATCTAAGGTTCAGAGCTTCCTTTCTGAAGTCCTTTACAAACTCATTTGAATGTGTTCCCGAGAGGGGACACTGTTGCATGCATAGCCCTACATTCTGCAAGGAACAGTGGAAGCCAAACGGTGCCCCCTGTTCATTGAGCGTATCAGTGAAGAACCTACCTAAGTATAGAAGGAGTAGAGGGATATAGCTCTGTGAAGGAGTTCTTGTCCtggcttccatctccagcactgtaaaagtaaacacaaaagtgaAAGGACGTCATTTTTGCTGATCATTGAGGACTGCAGGAGAAGACAGTAGGTAAGGTAGGTAAGGACTAAATTATGAAATTACTTAAGATAATCCTGGGATTGTAAAATATTGAGTGGATTTTTGCTTAATCGCTGTATAAAGAACTTTTCTGTGTGGCTTTTGTTCACTTATTTTCGTTGTTTCCAGTCTCCACCTCTCTAttccttcatttcatttcctccttctgtTTTCATATTACATGCGTTTTATTAACTTCCCCACTCTCTCCTTTAGaagtctttatttttcctctcataggttcctttctagttttctggctgctacacacatatactcatacctaaatacacacagatgcagatgcacacacatgcatacacagagagaggaggggaaggagctaGATGAGAACAAGAGAGAACAAGCAATATCTCCTTTAGGGATTTGGTAACCtaacaatatttttcaaattccatCTATTTTTATggtgaataaaattccattatactaatgtaccacatttttattatccttcTATCAGCTGAAGAATGCTGAGGCTGTTTCTATGTACTGGACAGTATGAATATGGCAGCAATGAGCACTGATGTACCAAGGTCTCTGTGGTAAAATATAGAGACATTTGGGTATATGCATGAGTAATAGAGCAGAGCTATACTGCAGTTCTCTATTTAGTTATTTGAGAAACTTCTGAACTGGCTTCCATAGTGAATGCTTCAGATTACATTACCAGTGAATGAGGGTTTTGCTTTTCTCATATCCTTGtcaacatttgttttcttgatgatagccatttcGACTGGGgaagagacagaatctcaaaacAGTCTTAATTTGCATCTTGATAAAGTTGATACAGTGTTTCTTTATCTTGAGCAGTTACTATTTCTAACATAGTTAATAATCTTATTGCTAAACTGGATCACATGGATCTTGACCAGAGCTACTGGAGGCAGGTCAAAGACTATATTTGTGTCACTCAAAGCTCCAGAAAGTCAGGAAGGACCTAtgtatcttatttttgagacagtgtctatgcagctcagcctggccttaaacttgatATTTTCCCATcttagcttcccaagtactgCTTTACAAATGCGTGGCATGTACAGTTTTCTCTTCCCTATCCATAGTCTTATTGTATGGTGTGGCATGCATTAGTAAGTCCACTAATTGTGAGTTAAGGAAAAATAAGAAGGTGGAGCTGGAAATATACATATCACCAAATATCTAAAGACTTTCTCAATCAAGATAAATTATCTTCATAGAGGTAGAAACTAAGACCATGCACTCTGCAAAAGGCATttcaacttaaagaaagaaatctcttaTGTAACACATggataaaaatgaagacattcaTACTGGAGCTAAGAAATTCCATTATGAGCCAGAAATTAGTATCTAAACATAAATTAAGGCCTTTAAAAAGCAGTAAATTGAGATAAAGATATAGTAAGCTTCCATTCCCTTTATATTCAACTGACACATCTTAATGATAAACGGTGCCTTTCTTTTTGGCTAAAAGGTTGTTCATGTTGGTTCTTCTGTTTCTATAGAGGTAAGGATTAAACTCAAAGTCATACACATGCTGAGTACCCactaccactgacctacatttCCAGACTTACTAAAGGGTTTTGTGAATAAGGAATTGCTTATAGTCCCACTTGGAGTGTTTTTCTAAACTATCTTCCAGTGAACAAACATTTatagaaatagtttttttaaaatagtcattCCCCTGTATCTGCACACAACGAAATTCCCTTTGGATGACTCTAAATCTGTGGCTGTTAAATCCCTTCTATAAAGTGGTACAGCATTTGTGTAGAAGCTCCATATACTTCTGTATGTATTAAATAACTTTTAggtaatatattatatactaatATAATATAAACACTATAGTAGTTTTATTGTGACTTtgagaaactgaaagaaatatattttaaatgaagacaTTATTCAACATATTActataacatattttataaattgtatatatacatatatttatatatacacaatacatattatacatacatatatatttggggattttttcttcttgttggagATATAGttttgctacatagcccaggctgcctcaaattTGCGACCCTTCTGCTTCATTCACCACAGTACTGCAATTAGGGAAATGTATTACCATGCCTGGCATGATTTGCtcttcttgttttagtttttatttttgttttattttgtgtctctCTTCAAATTGCTGAAGATCAAAATTTAAGACATCTGCATGATAGGCAACTGAAATAATTTTGATATGTGGCCTATTAAATCCATAAAGTGTAGGACTCATTGTCCAATACTGTCTGTGGTACAGgaaatgtgaaatgaaaatgaactagAAAAGACACAGTTGCTTCAAtgtaaagaaattgaagaagaatgTAAACAGGCATGGAAAATGTAAATGTATGATGGAGTTCTTGAATTGATCTTTGGGATTAAGAAATATTATGATGGAGCTAGAAGGATGGAGAGGACTCACAATACTAAAGTAACTATAGTGGGATTtcctacaaaatattttcaaactatcCTTCTTTTGATCAAATGAAACAGGATAGTCTGGGGAAAGTATATGGATAATAAAATATTGTCAAATTCTACATCCCATAACTGCCTATCTCAACATTTTCCTGGGATTTAAAGAGGCAATTACTACAAGGCAGAGGGGAGATGTCCAGAAAACGGGTTCTTTCCCAGAAACTTTGTAGAGGAATTCAATTGCTATCAGGCAGGAAAGACGCAATGGACAAGACACTGCAGGAAGTGGTCATGGAAACAGCAATCTTGGGCGGTAAAGCAAATTAAAACATTTGGGATAAAATACAATGCTTCATACATGATTTTGAAATTCATGATGTATTCTCATTGTAACTATGCTTGCTTCTTTCCAGGCAAAGACTGTAATTATATGGAGCCAGAGAACTTAACAGCCACTTCAAAATTCATTCTTTTGggactttcaaaagaaaatgatatcCAGCCACTTCTATTTTGGctgttcctgttcatttacttggTCTGCATCATAGGGAATCTGCTTATTATCCTGGCTATTGGCTCTGACTCCCACCTCTGGACTCCaatgtatttcttcctctctaACTTATCTTTCACAGACATTTGTTTCATCTCCACCACGGTTCCTAAGATGTTAGTGAACATCCAGGCACAGAATAAATCCATCACCTATGAAGGCTGCGTTACCCAGatgtattttttcatgtttttttctggaCTGGATAGTTTGTTACTGACCGTAATGGCCTATGACCGGTTTGTGGCCATATGTCACCCCTTGCACTACATGATTATCATGAACCCTTACCTTTGTGGTCTTTTACTGCTACTGTCTTGGCTAATCTGCCTGGCCTATTCATTGTTACAAACATTAATGTTTTTGAGGGTGTCTTTCTGCAAGAAAACAGAAATCCCTCACTATTTCTGTGAACTTGCTCAGATGCTCAAGCTTGCCTGCTCAGACACCCATGCCAATGATATCCTGCTCTATTGTGTAACTGGTTTGCTAGGTATTATTCCTCTGTCTGGGATTCTTTTCTCTTATTCTAAAATCATCAACTCCATAGTAGGCATTTCATCTGCTAGAGGGAAGTATAAAGCCTTTTCTACTTGCGGGTCTCATCTTTCAGTGGTCTCATTGTTCTATGGTGCAGGCCTTGGTGTCTACCTCACTTCTCAAACATCCTATAACTCCAGAGAGGGTTCAGTAACCTCAGTGATGTATACTGTGGTTGCTCCCATGCTCAACCCCTTCATCTACAGCCTGAGAAATAGGGATCTGAAGCAAGTTCTTAGAAGACTGTTTCATAGCACAGGAGATAGGTCTCAGTGTGATAATATAAAAATGGATACATGAATCTAGAGTTTTGATGATCAGTATATTCCTATTCCTGCacacattacattttcctgtattcttttttttttttttggttttcgagacagggtttctctgtgtagctttgtgccttttcctggaactcacttggtagtccaggctggcctcgaactcacagagatctgcctgctctgctcccaagtgctggataaaCGTGCCCACAACGCCTG encodes:
- the LOC114687681 gene encoding olfactory receptor 7D4-like gives rise to the protein MEPENLTATSKFILLGLSKENDIQPLLFWLFLFIYLVCIIGNLLIILAIGSDSHLWTPMYFFLSNLSFTDICFISTTVPKMLVNIQAQNKSITYEGCVTQMYFFMFFSGLDSLLLTVMAYDRFVAICHPLHYMIIMNPYLCGLLLLLSWLICLAYSLLQTLMFLRVSFCKKTEIPHYFCELAQMLKLACSDTHANDILLYCVTGLLGIIPLSGILFSYSKIINSIVGISSARGKYKAFSTCGSHLSVVSLFYGAGLGVYLTSQTSYNSREGSVTSVMYTVVAPMLNPFIYSLRNRDLKQVLRRLFHSTGDRSQCDNIKMDT